One genomic region from Argentina anserina chromosome 2, drPotAnse1.1, whole genome shotgun sequence encodes:
- the LOC126782396 gene encoding tRNA (cytosine(38)-C(5))-methyltransferase 2 isoform X1 has product MEKGCEQPWRVLEFYSGIGGMRYSLMKAAVNANVVEAFDINDTANDVYQHNFGHRPYQGNIQSLTAADLDRYGANVWLLSPPCQPYTRQGLQKQSGDARAFSFLQILELIPHISQPPTMLFVENVVGFETSDTQGKMIEILRSSDFITQEFILSPLQFGVPYSRPRYFCLAKRKPSTFRSQVFDDQLLWSTEPLFGHTNVDDKVLCELDEPQGSSDKLLESCQPIESFLEFKNCSDLPNFVDGTTVPTDTIRALEEDEENGCCTFDQYTVPSSLIERWGSAMDIVYPDSKRCCCFTKSYYRYVKGTGSLLATGQPKIKDKASSLKEQSLRYFTPREVANLHSLPESFQFPPHISLRQRYALLGNSLSISVVAPLLGYLFAESS; this is encoded by the exons ATGGAGAAGGGTTGTGAGCAGCCATGGAGGGTCCTCGAGTTCTACAGTGGTATCGGTGGCATG AGGTATTCGTTAATGAAGGCGGCAGTGAATGCCAACGTTGTTGAAGCATTCGACATCAACGACACTGCTAACGATGTTTATCAGCACAACTTCGGACATCGTCCCTATCAG GGTAACATTCAAAGCCTTACTGCTGCTGATCTTGATAGATATGGCGCAAATGTATGGCTTCTGTCTCCTCCTTGCCAACCTTACACTAGACAAG GTCTCCAAAAGCAATCTGGTGATGCTCGGGCATTCTCATTTCTCCAGATTCTGGAGTTGATACCACACATTTCACAACCTCCAACTATGCTATTTGTGGAAAATGTTGTTGGATTTGAG ACATCTGATACACAGGGAAAAATGATTGAGATATTGAGAAGCAGTGATTTTATCACACAGGAGTTCATATTGAGTCCCTTGCAGTTTGGTGTACCATATTCCAGGCCACGCTATTTTTGTTTG GCAAAGAGGAAGCCCTCAACCTTTCGAAGTCAAGTTTTTGATGATCAACTTCTTTGGTCCACAGAGCCATTATTTGGGCATACAAATGTGGATGACAAAGTGCTCTGTGAACTTGATGAGCCACAAGGAAGCTCAGATAAGTTGCTTGAATCTTGTCAACCGATAGAAAGCTTTCTTGAATTCAAGAATTGCAGTGATCTCCCCAACTTTGTGGATGGCACCACTGTTCCTACAGATACCATCAGAGCTTTGGAGGAAGATGAAGAGAATGGGTGTTGTACCTTTGATCAGTACACTGTCCCCTCAAGCTTGATAGAGAGATGGGGAAGTGCCATGG ATATTGTCTACCCTGATTCAAAGCGATGTTGTTGTTTTACAAAAAGTTATTATCGATATGTGAAGGGCACTGGCTCCCTTTTGGCAACTGGGCAG CCAAAGATAAAGGATAAAGCATCTTCACTGAAGGAACAGAGCCTTAGATACTTTACCCCTAGGGAG GTTGCTAATCTGCATTCTTTGCCGGAAAGCTTTCAGTTTCCACCGCACATAAGCCTTAGACAACG GTACGCATTGCTGGGAAACAGCTTGAGCATATCAGTGGTTGCTCCATTACTCGGATATTTATTTGCTGAATCATCATGA
- the LOC126782396 gene encoding tRNA (cytosine(38)-C(5))-methyltransferase 2 isoform X2 has protein sequence MPTLLKHSTSTTLLTMFISTTSDIVPIRYGANVWLLSPPCQPYTRQGLQKQSGDARAFSFLQILELIPHISQPPTMLFVENVVGFETSDTQGKMIEILRSSDFITQEFILSPLQFGVPYSRPRYFCLAKRKPSTFRSQVFDDQLLWSTEPLFGHTNVDDKVLCELDEPQGSSDKLLESCQPIESFLEFKNCSDLPNFVDGTTVPTDTIRALEEDEENGCCTFDQYTVPSSLIERWGSAMDIVYPDSKRCCCFTKSYYRYVKGTGSLLATGQPKIKDKASSLKEQSLRYFTPREVANLHSLPESFQFPPHISLRQRYALLGNSLSISVVAPLLGYLFAESS, from the exons ATGCCAACGTTGTTGAAGCATTCGACATCAACGACACTGCTAACGATGTTTATCAGCACAACTTCGGACATCGTCCCTATCAG ATATGGCGCAAATGTATGGCTTCTGTCTCCTCCTTGCCAACCTTACACTAGACAAG GTCTCCAAAAGCAATCTGGTGATGCTCGGGCATTCTCATTTCTCCAGATTCTGGAGTTGATACCACACATTTCACAACCTCCAACTATGCTATTTGTGGAAAATGTTGTTGGATTTGAG ACATCTGATACACAGGGAAAAATGATTGAGATATTGAGAAGCAGTGATTTTATCACACAGGAGTTCATATTGAGTCCCTTGCAGTTTGGTGTACCATATTCCAGGCCACGCTATTTTTGTTTG GCAAAGAGGAAGCCCTCAACCTTTCGAAGTCAAGTTTTTGATGATCAACTTCTTTGGTCCACAGAGCCATTATTTGGGCATACAAATGTGGATGACAAAGTGCTCTGTGAACTTGATGAGCCACAAGGAAGCTCAGATAAGTTGCTTGAATCTTGTCAACCGATAGAAAGCTTTCTTGAATTCAAGAATTGCAGTGATCTCCCCAACTTTGTGGATGGCACCACTGTTCCTACAGATACCATCAGAGCTTTGGAGGAAGATGAAGAGAATGGGTGTTGTACCTTTGATCAGTACACTGTCCCCTCAAGCTTGATAGAGAGATGGGGAAGTGCCATGG ATATTGTCTACCCTGATTCAAAGCGATGTTGTTGTTTTACAAAAAGTTATTATCGATATGTGAAGGGCACTGGCTCCCTTTTGGCAACTGGGCAG CCAAAGATAAAGGATAAAGCATCTTCACTGAAGGAACAGAGCCTTAGATACTTTACCCCTAGGGAG GTTGCTAATCTGCATTCTTTGCCGGAAAGCTTTCAGTTTCCACCGCACATAAGCCTTAGACAACG GTACGCATTGCTGGGAAACAGCTTGAGCATATCAGTGGTTGCTCCATTACTCGGATATTTATTTGCTGAATCATCATGA
- the LOC126782394 gene encoding uncharacterized protein LOC126782394: protein MRFKKGDKVEVLNLKEVPSGAWQCGVIVSGNGHTYSVRYDWSPDVEGEAVVERVWRKAIRPCPPLVYSEDSWGVGDVVEVFDVGFWKMARVVKDFDGNYYLARLLGSLEEFRIHKSRIRVRQLLKDDKWIVVGKINLRIKVSWGNDCVENRSCQDSHIVSSPSLKRHCLYTEAYPRKMRLTERECGRQQALSRSPSSLLKKVDAVAYPREKPDENYMHTSFVCPATRYIEKENRNLSGANSCFERSSEVSDCDTDACSIESVGSCSVICNNSSKKSGYGLAGNSEEADTLSSDADSFSSGADMPANVFLLQKHDTAAAIHMLELDAYRRTLMVMHASGSLSWEQQDLLTTLRMSLHISNDEHLMEGQGWRLLALLPKVKRWGWGIPS, encoded by the exons ATGAGATTCAAGAAGGGTGACAAAGTGGAAGTGCTGAATTTGAAGGAGGTGCCTTCAGGAGCATGGCAGTGCGGTGTGATTGTCTCGGGAAATGGGCACACTTACAGTGTTAGGTATGATTGGTCTCCAGATGTGGAAGGTGAGGCGGTTGTGGAGAGAGTCTGGAGAAAGGCTATTAGGCCTTGCCCTCCGCTTGTTTATAGTGAAGATAGTTGGGGGGTTGGCGATGTTGTTGAGGTCTTTGATGTTGGTTTCTGGAAGATGGCCAGGGTAGTGAAGGATTTTGATGGAAACTATTACCTGGCTAGGCTACTTGGATCATTGGAGGAGTTTAGAATCCATAAATCTAGGATCAGGGTGCGTCAATTGTTGAAAGATGATAAGTGGATTGTTGTTGGAAAGATAAATTTAAGAATAAAGGTGTCGTGGGGAAATGATTGTGTAGAAAACAGAAGTTGTCAGGATtcccatattgtttcatctccATCATTAAAGAGACATTGTCTGTACACTGAAGCATATCCCAGGAAGATGAGACTTACTGAGAGAGAGTGTGGTCGCCAACAAGCTCTTTCTAGGTCTCCATCTTCACTGCTCAAAAAGGTAGATGCTGTTGCTTACCCAAGAGAAAAGCCGGATGAAAACTACATGCATACTTCATTTGTTTGTCCTGCAACTCGATATATTGAAAAGGAGAACAGAAATTTAAGTGGTGCTAACTCATGTTTTGAAAGAAGCTCGGAAGTTAGTGATTGTGATACTGATGCATGCTCTATTGAGTCTGTTGGTAGTTGTAGTGTTATTTGTAACAATTCAAGTAAGAAATCTGGTTATGGTTTAGCAGGTAATAGTGAAGAAGCAGATACCCTTTCTAGTGATGCAGACTCCTTTTCTAGTGGTGCAGATATGCCAGCAAATGTTTTCCTTCTTCAGAAACACGATACGGCAGCAGCAATCCATATGTTAGAGTTGGATGCTTATCGCCGGACTCTGATGGTGATGCATGCGTCGGGGTCCTTAAGTTGGGAACAACAAGACTTATTGACAACGCTCCGGATGTCTTTGCACATTTCAAATGATGAACATTTGATGGAA GGCCAAGGTTGGAGGCTGCTTGCCTTGCTTCCAAAGGTCAAAAGATGGGGCTGGGGTATTCCATCTTAG
- the LOC126782401 gene encoding GTP-binding nuclear protein Ran-1-like isoform X1 produces the protein MALPNQPTVDYPSFKLVIVGDGGTGKTTFVKRHLTGEFEKKYEPTIGVEVHPLDFHTNCGKIRFYCWDTAGQEKFGGLRDGYYIHGQCAIIMFDVTARLTYKNVPTWHRDLCRVCENIPIVLCGNKVDVKNRQVKAKQVTFHRKKNLQYYEISAKSNYNFEKPFLYLARKLAGNTNVVFVESPALAPPEVHIDLAEQRKIEEEMDRVVHQPLPDDDDDLFE, from the exons ATG GCTCTTCCGAATCAGCCGACTGTGGATTACCCTAGCTTCAAGCTCGTCATCGTCGGCGACGGCGGAACAG GGAAGACTACTTTTGTGAAGCGACATCTCACTGGAGAGTTCGAGAAGAAATACGAAC CGACGATCGGCGTTGAAGTTCATCCGTTGGATTTCCACACCAATTGTGGGAAGATAAGATTCTACTGCTGGGACACGGCTGGCCAGGAGAAGTTTGGTGGACTCAGAGATGGATACTA taTTCATGGACAGTGTGCCATTATCATGTTTGATGTGACTGCTCGTCTGACGTACAAGAATGTCCCAACTTGGCACCGTGATCTCTGCAG GGTGTGTGAGaacattccaattgtgttatGCGGTAACAAGGTGGATGTAAAGAATAGGCAGGTGAAAGCAAAGCAGGTCACCTTTCACAGGAAGAAAAATCTCCAGTACTATGAAATCTCTGCCAAGAGCAATTACAACTTTGAAAAACCTTTCTTGTACCTGGCCAGGAAGCTTGCAGG AAATACGAATGTGGTCTTTGTTGAATCACCTGCTCTCGCTCCTCCAGAGGTTCACATTGACTTGGCTGAACAGAGAAA GATTGAAGAGGAAATGGACAGGGTTGTACACCAACCACTTCCAGATGACGATGATGATCTGTTTGAGTAG
- the LOC126782401 gene encoding GTP-binding nuclear protein Ran-1-like isoform X2: MALPNQPTVDYPSFKLVIVGDGGTGKTTFVKRHLTGEFEKKYELHPLDFHTNCGKIRFYCWDTAGQEKFGGLRDGYYIHGQCAIIMFDVTARLTYKNVPTWHRDLCRVCENIPIVLCGNKVDVKNRQVKAKQVTFHRKKNLQYYEISAKSNYNFEKPFLYLARKLAGNTNVVFVESPALAPPEVHIDLAEQRKIEEEMDRVVHQPLPDDDDDLFE, from the exons ATG GCTCTTCCGAATCAGCCGACTGTGGATTACCCTAGCTTCAAGCTCGTCATCGTCGGCGACGGCGGAACAG GGAAGACTACTTTTGTGAAGCGACATCTCACTGGAGAGTTCGAGAAGAAATACGAAC TTCATCCGTTGGATTTCCACACCAATTGTGGGAAGATAAGATTCTACTGCTGGGACACGGCTGGCCAGGAGAAGTTTGGTGGACTCAGAGATGGATACTA taTTCATGGACAGTGTGCCATTATCATGTTTGATGTGACTGCTCGTCTGACGTACAAGAATGTCCCAACTTGGCACCGTGATCTCTGCAG GGTGTGTGAGaacattccaattgtgttatGCGGTAACAAGGTGGATGTAAAGAATAGGCAGGTGAAAGCAAAGCAGGTCACCTTTCACAGGAAGAAAAATCTCCAGTACTATGAAATCTCTGCCAAGAGCAATTACAACTTTGAAAAACCTTTCTTGTACCTGGCCAGGAAGCTTGCAGG AAATACGAATGTGGTCTTTGTTGAATCACCTGCTCTCGCTCCTCCAGAGGTTCACATTGACTTGGCTGAACAGAGAAA GATTGAAGAGGAAATGGACAGGGTTGTACACCAACCACTTCCAGATGACGATGATGATCTGTTTGAGTAG
- the LOC126782399 gene encoding GTP-binding nuclear protein Ran1B gives MALPNQQTVEYPSFKLVIVGDGGTGKTTFVKRHLTGEFEKKYEPTIGVEVHPLDFFTNCGKIRFYCWDTAGQEKFGGLRDGYYIHGQCAIIMFDVTARLTYKNVPTWHRDLCRVCENIPIVLCGNKVDVKNRQVKAKQVTFHRKKNLQYYEISAKSNYNFEKPFLYLARKLAGDPNLHFVESPALAPPEVHIDLAAQQQHEAELAAAASQPLPDDDDDAFE, from the exons ATG GCTTTGCCGAATCAGCAGACCGTGGAGTACCCTAGCTTCAAGCTTGTAATCGTTGGTGATGGTGGAACTG GGAAAACAACCTTCGTAAAGAGGCATCTTACTGGTGAATTCGAGAAGAAATATGAAC CTACTATTGGTGTTGAGGTCCATCCATTGGACTTCTTCACCAACTGTGGAAAAATTCGCTTCTACTGTTGGGATACTGCCGGGCAAGAGAAATTTGGTGGGCTCAGAGATGGATACTA TATCCATGGGCAATGTGCGATTATCATGTTTGATGTTACTGCCCGTTTAACATACAAGAATGTCCCAACATGGCACAGGGATCTTTGCAG GGTCTGTGAAAACATACCAATTGTGCTGTGTGGAAACAAAGTTGACGTGAAGAACAGGCAGGTTAAGGCCAAGCAAGTCACTTTCCACAGGAAGAAGAATCTGCAGTATTATGAAATTTCAGCTAAGAGCAACTATAACTTTGAGAAGCCTTTCCTATACCTCGCCAGGAAGCTTGCTGG GGATCCTAATCTGCACTTTGTTGAATCCCCTGCCCTGGCTCCTCCAGAAGTTCACATTGATTTGGCTGCACAGCAGCA GCACGAGGCTGAGCTTGCTGCAGCTGCTAGTCAGCCCCTCCCCGATGATGACGATGATGCATTTGAGTAG